Part of the Odocoileus virginianus isolate 20LAN1187 ecotype Illinois chromosome 9, Ovbor_1.2, whole genome shotgun sequence genome, ctctttatAGGAAATGTTTGTTTGCCCCTGAGTTATGTCAGTGGAATACTAACAGCAGTAAACATCAACAGGTGACAGTAGGGCTGAATATCAGAAACAAAGTtcagtgaaaaaagcaaaaccaaaatctcaattttcatttgtattgaaAAGATTATGATCTATTAAAGACCCctgtttaaaaaagtgaaaggattttgaagaattttgaatgaCAGAAAATttttcactgtataataggcAAAGTAttaacaatgcaaatcagtctaTAGGGTATGCTTCCCATTATACGTAAAGTTTTTGGCAAAAGTCCCATAAACTGGGTGACGTGCCTGCCAGGGTTTCATGGTCCATAAGCTAGTGCCTAGGGCTCCTTTAGTAGCCAGAGAAGAGACGGTTATGGTGTCAGTGGCTGGGTGGCAGAAAGACTTTTGCTTTCATGTTAATGGTGATgtgggagacagaagagacagaagaaaggcTGTTCTTCAGAGGAGAGTTTGAAGAATTTACAAAAAGATTttccagaaagttaaaaaaaaggctGATGGTGTCCCTTAATAGAACTGCACCTCCAAGTTAATACTGAGAAGTATAGAAATGAGTACAACTCAGCAGGACAGCAGGGCTGAAGAGCTAAGTAAAGAGCAAAGTACTCAGGCATTCACTTTTACATcaggtttttattttctgcattacTGGAAATGCAGAATTTGAATCAGTGGACTGGACAAACTGGGTTTGTTATGTAGACTTTGGAAGTAAATTACAGTTATTTTCACTGTCCCATGCCTGAAGCTAATGAGGGCACTAGTCATTCATTTCCTAGTGCCGAAAGGGAGAAGTAAACATACTGAGGTGTGCCCAGCTCCAGGGAGAGAAGGCAGGTGGTGCTCACACTGTAAGAGGACAGTAAACAGGAATGTCAGGTGATGGCGAAGTGCTGTGCCGGGAAGGGGTGCTAGACATAGTGTGAGCAGTGGGGAGACAGGCTGTAGAACTTGGGGGTTCTGGTTCTCCACTCTTGGATGGTATGTCTCCGTTCACATCTGAGGTTACATATTCAGGCAGTTTTCTTAAAACTTAGTGCTAACCTAAACATTTCATGTAATGAATTGACTGCAGAAATCATACATATGGTTAGGGATAAAGGAACAATAtgctttttaaaggaaacttcacGTTTTGTGAAGAACTCTGACTGTCCTTACTTTGCATCCTCCTTAACGAGTCTCTAGTATGGGATTCCTTTTTACCTACAGTACCTCGCCCACTGGCCAGAGTACTTCATTGTCGCAGAGGCCCCTGGTGGAGAGTTAATGGGTTATAGTAAGTATAACACTACTAGTGCTTTTCTGGGTAAGCAGTTAAGATAAAAAATAGTGTTTAACTCTTAGACTGATCACAGAACTGGAAATATAATCATGAGgcctgtaattttttcttttcttttcaactcTTGGACAGCTTACTGATCCCTCTGTCTTAGGTACTGTGCTAGGCCCAGGGGATATAGCAGTGACCCAAACAGAACTGGTCATGTTACTGACACAAGTTTGAGCTGTAGATTGTCtattgtgtgtacacacacacacatacccacacgaAATgtaggtcatttaaaaaatacatatcagGTAAGAGCACTAGCAATTAGCTAGATGGCTTTaagcagcagtccccaaactTTGGCATCAGagaccggtttcatggaagatcAATTTTCTGGTGGGGGTGAGGATGGCTTTTGGAcaattcaagcacattacatttattgtgcactttatttctattattattacgtcagctccacctcagatcatcaggtctccagaggttggggaccccggCTTTAAGTGTTACTTAAAAATCAGGGTTTGGTCGCTTCCTTTATGATAAAAGTGTACCACACAGTATTTCTCCATGTGCAGTTGCCTTGTTCAGTTACTGGATGTGGTCTTTCGTTGGCAGTCATGGGCAAAGCAGAAGGCTCAGTGGCGAGGGAAGAATGGCACGGGCACGTCACAGCTCTGTCCGTTGCCCCAGAATTTCGGCGCCTTGGTTTGGCTGCTAAACTTATGGAGTTACTAGAGGAAATTTCAGAAAGGTAGGAGCCTGTTTTTCAAGTAATTCTTGAACTCTTTTTTCTCTTGGTAAATGTTTATCAGTTGTTTCCTTAAGGTTGAAGGTTGTCATGATGCAGGTTCATAGGAATTTCATGTTCAGCCTCTAATAGTCCTTACAACAGTTCTTTCACATATTCATAGTGGTACTATTGTCCCTGTTTTGCCACTGAGGAAAATTAAAGCACAGTGAATGACATTCTGTAGACTCTTGAGCTGGGTAATTGGTGGAATCAGAATCTAGCCCTCAAGGTCTCTGTTACTGTTCTTGCCACTATGGCAGATATATTCCCCAATTCTTTGTTAACATTGCCCTTTGCATCTCAGTAATTCTTTCAGTAGTGCCCTAGGCTAAAGAAAAGTTTATAGTTTTAAGcggtaaaactgaaataaatattttcatttcatttttaatcactGTGGTTATCTCCTAATGAGATGCACCTGCTGGGCATCACATGGCTTCTCAAAACTGTGGAATCTGATTCTGCAAAGCCACCTGCACTCTTGTTTCACATTGATTTTCATGTGGCCCTGGGGCTTTATAATAACAGGAATTGCTAAAAGCCTGACTTCATAACGACATTGTGTCAccaaaagaaatataatgtgatGTGTATTTGTGAACTATACAAAGCCAGTAGTTTGCCCATGTTCAACAGGTAAGTCTTGCCTGTGTTTTcccaaaatgtttgaaatattctTCAGCACCTACATGAGTTTGGACCACCTGGCAGCACAGTTTGAACAGCCAACATtgtggctttttttaaaaagacctgtTTTATATATCAGACACTTTTTATGTGTTACTTATATTAAATAGATTAAAGTGGAGTGTTTTACAGAAGTAACCCATGGCCTCAAAAGTCGACTTGAGGCAAGTCAAGGGCAAGAGGGAACTTGAGTTCCTTCTTGTTTAAGCTGTAAAAGAAGTCTAGtccttaagaattttaaaattcctgtCATTAAAAAGCCCCAGGACCACAtgaaaatcaatataaaacaaGAATGCAGGTGGTTCTGCAGAATCAGGTTCTCCTAGACTGAAcagggaagaggagaaaatttTTAGGAAGATTGTAGTTTACACACAAGAATTAATGGCATGCACGTCTTATTGAAAAAGTTATCTGACATTATTATTATAGTGGACAGGGAGTTCAGACATGTGTTCTAATAGCCATGACCTTACACATAAAATTTATAGGACAGACTATCTTTTAGAGTAGAAAATTACTACTCTCCTTTCCCTTCCAGTTCCTAAACCTTCATTACAGTAGTTACTGAGATTCAAGTGACCTGTATTTGTACAGGAGTGTGTGTGtacctatacatatacatatatatacacatgtatatattaaataatgttcactaaaaatagaaattgtatttccaaaaaaaaaattggctaataaaaatcaaaagaaaaactaaagtggCAAAACAAAAAGCATGAAATGAGGTGGTGGTCATGAATCCCAATATAATTAGGTAAGTACAACAGTGAATGTTAAGGAACTAATAACTCCAGTTTAAAGACAAAGACATTATGCCAGGTGAAATaggccagtcacagaaagacaaacactactTGATACCACTCAAAGACCTAAGGTAGTTAGATTCATAACGAGTGgaatggtggggggagggggaatgggaAGTTATTACATTTACAATTTACCAATAGGGTGAACCTCATATTTAGTGTTCttaagacagattaaaaaaatgatactgtCAGAGCTGTACTCTTATTTACAGGAAATACATGTAAAGATACAGAAAGATTAAAAGTAAGTTTCTAAacggggcttctctggtggctcagctggtaaagaatctcctacaatgcgggagacctgggtttgatccctgggttggatagatcacctggaggattccatgaactgcatagtccatggggtcgcagagttggacatgactgagtgacatgctcacttcactttttaaattatgcaaattctaaagcaaataaaaactgaaaagcaattaAGGGTGTAGTTAAGTCACATTATAGTTATTACTAGAATAAAAAATGGTCACTCCATATTGGTAAGAGTCAATCAAAAGTTACATACCCAGTGACAAACAAAGTAAAAATGCAACAACTGACTAAActacaggaagaaatagatcatCATAATTAGAGGTATGAACAGGCCTATTCCTAATTAGAACAATCAGAAATTGATTTAATTGTATAAAACAGGGGTCAATGAACTTTTTCTGGGCTACCAGAAAGGGTTCACAGGGCCACCTGAGGTCTCTCTTGCACATTATAATTGATGTATTCTGTAACgttcatccttttaaaatgtagtttagtgggtttcatgttttcattgtatAAATGTCACCATACTCCATAAAACTTCTTGAAgacaacataggcaaaacattaaaatatatttttaaatatttaaaggttGTCCCTccaaaattgttaaaaaaaaaaaaaagattcttagcTTGAAAATGACTAAATGACTTACGTTCAATCTTACACACAAAAAGAGAACTTATTTTTTAAGAGAActtttttcttatcttatttTGTTAAGATAATCTTAACAAAAACCTGATAAGCGGTACAAGAAAGAACATCTCATTACAGATGCAGAAGTCCTAGAAAAACTTAGCAATGAACCTAAGAATGTATTCTAGCAATTAATAGACTGAAGAACATTTTTTTATCTCAGTAAATGTAGAAAATGCTTTGATAAAATACAGTATTCACTCTTGATTAAGCAATCTAGGATACATAAAGGGAAAACTTTAACCAACAAATATTATTTACTGAAAACCTATAGTAAATATTAGAGGTGATGCATGGAATGCTTCTCTTAGTAATTACTGGAAATCCTTGACCGTACAgtgaagcaatttaaaaaaaaaaaaggtatgaggACTGAGAGGAAACTTATTTGGACAGATAAGAGTGTACACATAAAAAACCTGTAAGAATCTAGTTTGTTGGATATAAAGTGAGTCTAAATTCAGCTGCGTTTCTATACAATAGTAACATTAAGAGGATGAGATCTGCATTGGCATCAGTCCACTAAGCCTTTAGGAAAAATCTAACAAAAGCTGTGTAAGACCTCTCTGAAGTTTATACAGCTATATCTGGAGACAGTAAATATGACCTATGTAAATGAAGAGAGAAACTATTCATACCAGTATTGTTTTCTAGGACTTTTcccattctgatttttttttttaattacagaaagGGTGGATTTTTTGTTGATCTCTTTGTAAGAGTGTCTAACCAAGTTGCTGTCAACATGTACAAGCAGCTGGGCTACAGCGTGTACAGGACAGTCATAGAGTACTATTCGGCGAGCAATGGGGAGCCCGACGAGGACGCTTACGGTGAGTCCCTGCTGGGGCAGCGTCCCAGAGGAAGGGACGTTTACATGCATCCTATAGACCAAAATACTCGGCTCTtttaatacacttaaaaaaaatcatatttaaatttgAGCTATAGCATGTAAATCTCCTGTAAGGTACCTTCATGAACCTACTAACTTACATTAACTAACCAATGGTTAATTACTGTCAATTGTTTTGCTGTTACAGACATGTTACTAAGACTTtgtcaaaagaacatttgaaggAAGAGCTAAATCCCACTAGGGTTCGATTAGTGTTTCGTGTATTCCTGCTTGGGAGTCTCACTTATAAATACATTTCTCTTAGAATCTGGTAAAAGTGGGAGAGTAGGGGACAAAAGCGCTTatggttttggtgtttttttaaacACCTGTACACTTTAAATCAGATACAAAATCATACTCTGACATTTGGGTACTTACATTAAACTTTGCTTCTTAACAGATATGAGGAAAGCGCTATCCAGGGACACTGAGAAGAAGTCCATCATACCATTACCTCATCCTGTGAGGCCAGAAGACATTGAATAACCATGAGCAGTGGTTCTTAGGCTGATGATGCTCCAGATAGAATTATGGACAATATTTTTTCATTAGATGACCTTGGAGCTCTATTAGGAGAGAAGGGGATCGTTTAGCTCTTAAAGACTTCAAGAAAATACAGGCTGTCAACTTATTTTAAGTCGTCTTGTTTCCTGTTAGCAATATCATACCTTCTAAAGCTGTTCACTGTAATAAAATCCAACCAAAAAAGGCAGCTAGGTGAGAAGGAAACCTTCCACTGTCATGGCTAATAACACACTGTTCACGGTGTGCCAGGGAAAACGATTGCTCTAGTCTCCCCCTAAATTGTGTGCCTGAGAACCACTGCTGcatatacagtttttattttgtattgaactTAAGCTTTAAAAGCATATATGAAATGTATAAATCTAAGATGTATAATAAAATGCACTGTTGACTCTATGAATGTTTTCTGGAAGTTTGATGGTCATTTGTAAACCTAAAGTTAGCAGGATTGAGAAAGGTCATCACTTAGGGTTTGTCACATTTTTCATTTACATACAAAGCACTGTTTAAATGCTTCCGTGACAGCCCCTGCCTGGCACACTTAAGCTTCCTGCTTATTGCAGACTAAGGTCTTCCCAGGTGCTTGTTTCCACACTTCCGGTCTCAGGTCTTTCCTGCCTAGTTTCACAGTACTATATTCCTGCCTTTCAGAATACAAAAAGATGATAAAGGGAGAACAGAGcctaatttcttaaaaagaaaaaaaagggggggggggcgctAAATGATTAGATCACAGGCTAACCACTTATTTTCATGTGTAGTTTTCATCACTTGTAATACCAGTGAATAAAAGtagctaaataaaatgaaaaagaatcacaAATGATTGTTAACACCCTTTACTTTTGAAAGGACTTATTTTGGTGGAGGTGAGAGAGAAGTGATACTCTCCCAAGACAGTAACTTTTTCTTTCATGCATTTTACACAGGCATGGTATGTGCctgcaaacagtgatagtttaCATAAGAACTTGgctggttttttttcctttcacacatGTGCAACACAAACATGATTATGATTCATCACTTACAGTAGCATCTAGCCTGTTTTCATCTCACCTGTGGCCCTGTGCAACTTAGCCAGTTCAGAACATGGTGCTCCTCTGAAGCCCCTACTCAGACCTCGGGACTCAGAGCCTATGACTCCAGCAGCCAATGCCAGTCTGGTGACCGAAGCAGTGAGGTGGAGAACAGGTTGCTTTTACCTGCTGGTCCTATTTCTTTCTGCTCTCAAACACTCCTATTTTCAAGATAGAATTTAACACTGTAACAACTAGCTTTTACTCCCTTGGGTGACTGACATACTTGAAAATGTAATCATACATTTGCCCAAGTAAATTTGCTAATTGTCCCTACAGGTGAAGAAACACACAGATATGTTTCCAGTCAAATAACCTTGGcagtgaacaacaaaaaaataggcTTGAGAATACGGGCTAGATTAAAGGAAACAACTTCTCAGATTGGTTAACTAAGGCAAATGCTTTTTTGCTTGAGAATATAAGCAATGTATCAGCCAGCAAATACACCATCATCTTGCATTGCTTTGTGTCATGACTTAAAGTTACCGCAGGGTCTTTCACATTCTAAATCAAGGCCAGGTTGCATGAGTCAAGTTTTACGGGTAGATAGTCTCTGCTGCAACAATGCTGGGCAGTGTTTATTGGTGCTCTTCGCAGAAATGCTTTCTTTGTTCACTGTATTTTGGGAAACACAGCCAGGCCTTGCTGCTGAGGATTCATAACACACAGGAACGTGTCAAGAGCCCTAAGAAGACTAAGTATAAAGAAACTTGTCAGCAAGGCTTAACCTAGGGTTTCCCACACTCACTGGAGCATGGGACA contains:
- the NAA20 gene encoding N-alpha-acetyltransferase 20; the encoded protein is MTTLRAFTCDDLFRFNNINLDPLTETYGIPFYLQYLAHWPEYFIVAEAPGGELMGYIMGKAEGSVAREEWHGHVTALSVAPEFRRLGLAAKLMELLEEISERKGGFFVDLFVRVSNQVAVNMYKQLGYSVYRTVIEYYSASNGEPDEDAYDMRKALSRDTEKKSIIPLPHPVRPEDIE